Proteins co-encoded in one Bacillus paramycoides genomic window:
- the phoU gene encoding phosphate signaling complex protein PhoU, with translation MVREQFQCDLKTLQQKVIDLGELAREALLLAMEGLHKRDVEKALEVIDGDYRMDNLEEEINDLALMLITKQQPVASDLRRIFISIKTATDLERIADHAVNIAKSTIRLGEKEASVSLHNLDEMFAIANKMLQLALDAYEQENLTFAKQIAEMDDSVDEIYGKAIREFISSVPEQPEAITQITQLSFVARYIERVADHITNIAENVFYLVKGKHYLLNE, from the coding sequence ATGGTAAGAGAACAATTTCAATGTGATTTAAAAACGTTACAGCAAAAGGTAATTGATCTTGGCGAACTAGCGAGAGAAGCTTTATTGCTTGCTATGGAAGGTCTTCATAAAAGGGATGTAGAGAAAGCGTTAGAGGTAATAGATGGCGATTATCGTATGGATAATTTAGAAGAGGAAATAAATGATCTTGCGCTTATGCTTATTACGAAGCAGCAACCTGTAGCAAGTGATTTAAGAAGGATTTTCATTTCAATTAAGACAGCAACAGATTTAGAACGTATTGCAGATCATGCTGTTAATATTGCGAAATCAACAATTCGTCTTGGGGAAAAAGAAGCGTCTGTTAGTTTGCACAATCTTGATGAAATGTTTGCGATTGCAAATAAGATGTTACAGTTAGCGTTAGATGCATATGAGCAAGAAAATTTAACTTTTGCGAAACAAATTGCCGAGATGGATGATTCAGTTGATGAAATATATGGGAAAGCAATTCGTGAATTTATATCTTCAGTCCCAGAACAACCAGAAGCAATTACACAAATTACACAATTATCGTTTGTAGCGAGATATATTGAGCGTGTAGCAGACCATATTACAAATATTGCTGAAAATGTTTTTTATTTAGTAAAAGGAAAGCATTATTTATTAAATGAATAA
- a CDS encoding peptidoglycan D,D-transpeptidase FtsI family protein: MGKKQKQQKKKTHVPFRLNVLFFCVFLMFSAVIVRLGYVQIVRGEEYKNEVERKENSTISNPVPRGKIFDRYGRAVVDNAAVRTITFTKMKGSTAEARLETAKKLADLIEVPTDKLTDRDKKDYWLAIHKEEAKEKITNKDRQDFKDKKIDDKELDERQRNRVTEEEVNQLSAKDLEVLAIKSKMDGGYAMTPQVIKKDATEQEYAIISENLATLPGVDTNVDWDRKYVYDDLFRSVLGGVSTSDEGLPRERLDYYLVRDYNRNDRVGKSYLEQQYEDSLHGNKAEVRNITDKNGNILETINVSKGQSGNDLNLTIDMELQKRVEEIITKNLLRYKGGQPLLDRAFVVMMNPKNGEVLSMAGKQLVEENGETKVQDFALGTMTSSYPMGSTVKGATVLTGYQTGAIQPGSVQLDEPIRLKGTPQKSSWKTMGYINDLTALKMSSNVYMFKTAMNLAGVQYVRGGTLDIPQKAFDTMRYYFGQFGLGVKTGIDLPNESAGQTGRGNQPGFLLDLSIGQYDTYTPLQLAQYVSTIANGGYRMQPQVVKEIRQPSVKPEETGKVVHSMEPKVLNRIDMPESQIKRVQEGFRQVFNESGGTAAKYFTGAQYKAAGKTGTAQTVYGGDKEIGRKANGERKETYNLTLVGYAPLEDPEVAFSVVVPWVDDKSGINGYISRDIMDAYFDLKKIENGEATKEEIDNKKKNKEQDDE; this comes from the coding sequence ATGGGCAAGAAGCAGAAACAACAAAAGAAAAAGACTCACGTTCCTTTTCGGTTAAACGTGCTGTTTTTCTGCGTGTTTTTAATGTTCTCCGCGGTTATTGTAAGGCTTGGTTATGTACAAATTGTTCGCGGTGAGGAATATAAGAATGAAGTGGAGAGGAAAGAAAACTCGACGATAAGTAATCCTGTACCACGTGGGAAAATATTTGACCGTTATGGGCGAGCTGTGGTAGATAATGCAGCTGTACGTACAATTACATTTACAAAAATGAAAGGATCAACTGCAGAGGCTCGCTTAGAAACAGCGAAAAAGCTAGCAGATTTGATTGAAGTACCGACAGATAAATTAACAGATCGCGATAAAAAAGATTATTGGCTTGCTATTCATAAAGAGGAAGCGAAAGAAAAAATTACGAATAAAGATCGTCAAGATTTTAAAGATAAAAAAATTGACGATAAAGAATTAGATGAGCGTCAACGAAATCGCGTGACAGAAGAAGAAGTGAATCAATTATCCGCAAAAGATTTAGAAGTACTAGCGATTAAAAGTAAAATGGACGGCGGATATGCAATGACACCACAAGTCATTAAGAAGGATGCTACAGAACAGGAATATGCGATTATTAGTGAAAATCTAGCAACATTACCGGGTGTAGATACGAATGTTGATTGGGATCGAAAATACGTTTATGATGATTTGTTCCGAAGTGTACTTGGCGGGGTGTCAACGTCTGATGAAGGTTTACCGAGAGAAAGACTAGATTACTATCTTGTTCGTGATTATAATCGAAATGACCGCGTAGGGAAAAGTTATCTTGAGCAGCAATATGAAGATAGTTTGCACGGTAATAAAGCGGAAGTGAGAAATATTACAGATAAAAACGGTAATATTTTAGAAACGATTAATGTATCAAAAGGGCAAAGTGGTAACGATCTAAATTTAACAATTGATATGGAATTACAAAAGCGTGTTGAAGAAATTATCACGAAAAATTTATTGAGATATAAAGGGGGACAACCTCTTTTAGATCGTGCATTCGTTGTAATGATGAATCCAAAAAATGGTGAAGTTTTATCTATGGCAGGGAAACAGTTAGTGGAAGAAAATGGCGAAACGAAAGTGCAAGATTTCGCATTAGGAACGATGACAAGCTCTTATCCGATGGGATCAACTGTAAAAGGTGCGACAGTACTTACAGGATATCAAACAGGTGCAATTCAACCCGGTTCAGTGCAACTTGATGAACCAATCAGATTAAAGGGAACGCCACAAAAATCTTCGTGGAAGACGATGGGATATATTAATGATTTAACAGCATTAAAAATGTCTTCTAACGTATATATGTTTAAAACAGCGATGAATCTCGCAGGTGTTCAATACGTAAGAGGTGGTACGTTAGATATACCACAAAAAGCATTTGATACGATGCGTTATTATTTCGGACAGTTTGGACTTGGCGTAAAAACAGGTATTGATTTACCAAATGAATCTGCGGGTCAAACAGGCAGAGGGAATCAGCCAGGTTTCCTATTAGATTTATCAATTGGACAGTATGACACGTATACACCACTTCAATTAGCACAGTATGTTTCAACAATTGCAAATGGTGGTTACCGTATGCAGCCGCAAGTTGTAAAGGAAATTCGTCAACCGTCAGTGAAACCAGAAGAAACTGGAAAAGTTGTTCATTCAATGGAACCGAAAGTACTAAACCGTATCGATATGCCTGAATCACAAATTAAACGTGTTCAGGAAGGATTTAGACAAGTATTTAATGAGTCTGGTGGTACAGCTGCGAAATACTTTACAGGCGCACAATATAAAGCTGCTGGTAAGACAGGTACAGCTCAAACTGTGTATGGCGGAGATAAAGAGATTGGTAGAAAAGCAAACGGTGAGCGTAAAGAAACATATAACTTAACATTAGTAGGTTATGCGCCACTTGAAGACCCTGAAGTAGCATTTTCTGTTGTTGTACCTTGGGTAGATGATAAATCAGGTATTAACGGCTATATTAGCCGTGACATTATGGACGCGTACTTTGATTTGAAAAAAATAGAAAATGGTGAAGCTACAAAAGAAGAAATAGATAATAAAAAGAAAAATAAAGAGCAAGATGATGAATAA
- a CDS encoding 5-formyltetrahydrofolate cyclo-ligase — protein MREEKLRLRKQIIEHMNSLSEERYTTLSEQIAFSLYAQKEWAEAKTIGITLSMENEVNTYPIIEKAWKEGKTVVVPKCNKETRTMSFRQISNFDQLETVYMNLREPIPALTEEVNADEIDLQIVPGVAYTERGERIGYGGGYYDRYLVHYKGKTLSLAYSFQMVEHIPVEPFDKNVEKIITEKGTMVKNGLV, from the coding sequence GTGAGAGAAGAGAAACTACGTTTACGTAAACAAATAATAGAGCACATGAATTCTTTATCAGAAGAACGGTATACAACTTTATCAGAACAAATTGCATTTTCGTTGTATGCACAAAAAGAGTGGGCTGAAGCCAAAACAATTGGAATCACCCTTTCAATGGAAAATGAAGTAAATACATATCCTATTATCGAAAAAGCTTGGAAAGAAGGAAAGACAGTTGTTGTTCCGAAGTGTAATAAAGAAACACGAACAATGTCTTTTAGGCAAATAAGTAATTTTGATCAATTAGAAACAGTGTATATGAACTTACGTGAACCAATTCCAGCGCTTACGGAAGAAGTGAATGCAGATGAAATTGACCTTCAAATCGTGCCAGGCGTAGCTTATACAGAGCGAGGAGAACGGATTGGATATGGCGGTGGCTATTATGATCGTTATCTCGTACATTACAAAGGGAAAACGCTATCATTAGCCTATAGTTTTCAAATGGTAGAACATATTCCAGTAGAGCCGTTTGATAAAAATGTAGAAAAAATTATTACAGAAAAAGGAACAATGGTTAAAAATGGGCTTGTATAG
- the pstA gene encoding phosphate ABC transporter permease PstA produces the protein MRMLNHKKIQENMASRFLKDRVYKMLFYIAILFSIVILLVLLFQIFEKGISYLSLDFFTSFASRNPKEAGIAAALSGTILFMSIVIPVSFIFGVGTALYLEQYAKESIFKKMIEINNQTLAGVPSVVFGLLGLTIFVYALHLGESIIAAALTMSLLVLPTVVVASQEAIRSVPSSLLEASYGLGATKWQTMYQIVLPYAFPGIITGCTLAISRAIGEAAPLLVIGALAFANYVPFSMFDRFTVLPIQIFNWMSRPQEEFQYVAAAGMIVLLGLLLFINIFVLWLRNRK, from the coding sequence ATGCGAATGTTGAATCATAAAAAAATACAAGAAAATATGGCATCGCGGTTTTTAAAAGATCGAGTTTACAAAATGTTATTTTATATAGCCATCTTGTTTTCAATAGTAATACTGCTTGTTTTGCTTTTTCAAATTTTTGAAAAAGGTATAAGTTATCTTTCATTAGATTTCTTTACAAGCTTTGCTTCGCGGAATCCGAAAGAAGCTGGAATTGCTGCAGCATTGTCAGGAACAATATTATTTATGAGTATTGTTATACCAGTCTCCTTTATATTTGGAGTTGGAACTGCTCTTTATTTAGAGCAATATGCGAAGGAATCTATATTTAAAAAGATGATAGAAATTAATAATCAAACGTTAGCAGGAGTACCTTCCGTCGTATTTGGATTACTCGGCTTAACTATTTTTGTATATGCTCTTCATTTAGGGGAGAGTATCATTGCGGCGGCACTGACGATGAGTTTACTCGTCTTACCTACAGTTGTTGTGGCAAGTCAAGAAGCGATACGATCTGTACCAAGTTCGTTATTAGAAGCTTCTTACGGGTTAGGTGCTACAAAGTGGCAAACGATGTATCAGATTGTATTGCCATATGCTTTCCCGGGAATTATAACGGGTTGCACGTTAGCGATATCAAGAGCGATTGGAGAAGCGGCACCGTTATTAGTTATTGGAGCACTTGCATTTGCAAATTATGTTCCATTTAGCATGTTTGATAGATTTACAGTTTTACCAATTCAAATTTTTAATTGGATGAGTAGACCGCAAGAAGAATTTCAGTATGTAGCAGCTGCTGGAATGATTGTTTTGTTAGGTTTGTTGCTCTTTATTAATATATTTGTCCTATGGTTACGAAATCGAAAATAA
- the glcK gene encoding glucokinase, with translation MEEKWLVGVDLGGTTIKLAFINVYGEILHKWEIPTNTNEQGKHITLDVAKAIDKKLEELGELKSKLIGIGMGAPGPVHVASGMIYEAVNLGWKNYPLKDLLEVETGLPVVIDNDANLAALGEMWKGAGEGAKDLICMTLGTGVGGGVIANGEIVHGVSGAAGEIGHITVVTENAFPCNCGKSGCLETVASATGIVRVAMQKIQETDKESILRSMLAEEGRITSKDVFEAHGQGDELAGEVVEKVASYLGLAVANLSSTLNPEKIVIGGGVSKAGDALLEPIQRYFEQYAFSRAVKSTKLAIATLGNDAGVIGGAWLVKKHKYEAKMI, from the coding sequence ATGGAAGAGAAATGGTTAGTTGGTGTTGACCTTGGTGGTACAACTATTAAATTAGCATTTATTAATGTGTACGGTGAAATTTTACATAAGTGGGAAATCCCTACGAATACAAATGAGCAGGGAAAACATATTACACTTGATGTAGCGAAAGCTATTGATAAAAAGTTAGAAGAGTTAGGCGAATTAAAAAGTAAGTTAATCGGTATTGGTATGGGAGCTCCTGGTCCTGTACACGTGGCGTCTGGAATGATTTATGAAGCGGTTAACTTAGGATGGAAAAACTATCCGTTAAAAGATTTATTAGAAGTAGAAACAGGATTACCTGTTGTTATTGATAATGATGCGAACTTAGCAGCGCTTGGTGAAATGTGGAAAGGTGCTGGTGAGGGAGCAAAAGATTTAATTTGTATGACGCTTGGCACTGGTGTTGGCGGCGGTGTAATTGCCAATGGAGAGATTGTACACGGCGTAAGCGGTGCTGCTGGTGAAATCGGACACATTACAGTCGTTACAGAGAATGCTTTCCCATGTAATTGCGGGAAGTCTGGTTGCCTAGAAACTGTAGCATCTGCAACAGGTATTGTGCGTGTTGCTATGCAAAAAATACAAGAAACTGATAAAGAAAGTATTCTACGTTCTATGTTAGCAGAAGAAGGACGTATCACATCAAAAGACGTATTTGAAGCACATGGACAAGGTGATGAACTAGCAGGCGAAGTAGTAGAAAAAGTAGCTTCTTATTTAGGTTTAGCTGTAGCGAACCTTTCTAGCACGTTGAACCCAGAGAAAATTGTTATTGGTGGAGGCGTTTCTAAAGCAGGAGATGCACTATTAGAACCAATTCAACGCTATTTCGAGCAATATGCTTTCTCACGTGCTGTAAAGAGCACGAAGTTAGCGATTGCAACACTTGGCAATGATGCAGGTGTTATCGGAGGAGCTTGGCTTGTAAAAAAGCACAAATACGAAGCGAAGATGATATAA
- the rpmG gene encoding 50S ribosomal protein L33 — MRVNITLACTECGDRNYISKKNKRNNAERIELKKYCKRDKKSTLHRETK, encoded by the coding sequence ATGCGTGTGAATATTACTCTAGCATGTACAGAATGCGGAGATCGTAACTATATCTCAAAGAAAAACAAACGTAACAACGCTGAGCGTATCGAGCTTAAAAAGTATTGCAAGCGTGACAAGAAGTCTACGTTACACCGTGAAACAAAGTAA
- the pstC gene encoding phosphate ABC transporter permease subunit PstC — translation MAHNDKSQITFSVQHLIERNTKQRKKTQRINRIVPLLLKIIASVSIVTTLGIIFTLANETMMFFRKIPLLSFLTEKEWLPFFEDPKFGILPLICGTVLVTTIAMFVAIPIGLACAVFLSEYASNGTRKVLKPMLELLAGIPTIVYGFFALTVVTPLLQRIIPDLQFFNAISPGIVIGFMMIPTIASLSEDAMRAVAKGTKEASLALGATRFEMVKQVVFPSAFTGIMAAIILAASRAIGETMIVVIAAGSTPNVSLDPTHSIQTLTAYIVQVSLGDAPHGTITYYSMYAVGATLFLFTFIMNIISLFIMRRFRRVT, via the coding sequence TTGGCTCATAATGACAAAAGTCAAATTACATTTTCTGTACAACATTTGATTGAAAGAAATACAAAACAAAGAAAAAAAACGCAGCGAATCAATCGAATCGTTCCATTATTACTAAAAATAATCGCTAGCGTGTCTATTGTGACGACACTTGGAATTATTTTTACATTGGCAAATGAAACAATGATGTTTTTCCGAAAAATACCATTGCTCTCCTTTTTGACAGAGAAAGAATGGTTACCTTTTTTTGAAGATCCTAAATTCGGTATATTACCACTTATATGTGGAACGGTACTTGTAACAACAATTGCTATGTTCGTAGCAATTCCTATCGGTTTAGCGTGTGCCGTATTTTTAAGCGAATATGCTTCAAACGGTACAAGAAAAGTATTAAAACCGATGTTAGAACTATTAGCAGGTATCCCGACGATTGTATATGGTTTCTTTGCATTAACAGTTGTCACACCGCTTTTACAGCGGATTATACCAGATTTACAGTTTTTTAATGCGATTAGTCCAGGTATTGTTATTGGCTTTATGATGATACCTACAATTGCATCTTTGTCTGAAGATGCAATGAGAGCTGTAGCGAAAGGGACGAAAGAAGCTTCGTTAGCACTTGGAGCAACTCGGTTTGAAATGGTAAAACAAGTCGTGTTTCCTTCGGCTTTTACAGGGATTATGGCAGCGATTATACTAGCGGCTTCTAGGGCAATTGGTGAAACGATGATTGTTGTAATTGCAGCGGGATCCACGCCGAACGTATCGCTCGATCCGACACACTCTATTCAAACGCTAACAGCTTATATTGTGCAAGTGAGTTTAGGTGATGCTCCGCATGGAACAATTACGTATTACAGCATGTACGCTGTAGGCGCAACGTTATTCTTGTTTACTTTTATAATGAATATCATTTCGCTGTTTATTATGCGCCGCTTTAGGAGGGTGACATAA
- a CDS encoding YqgQ family protein, with protein sequence MVSIYDIQQLLKKFGTIIYTGDRIADLQLMQDELRELNQSQLIDPQDYQTALFLLKQEIQKELNKN encoded by the coding sequence ATGGTATCTATTTATGATATTCAGCAGTTACTAAAGAAATTTGGTACGATTATTTATACGGGTGATCGAATTGCAGATTTACAATTAATGCAAGATGAATTGCGTGAATTAAATCAATCACAGCTAATCGATCCACAAGACTATCAAACAGCTTTATTTTTATTGAAGCAAGAAATTCAAAAAGAGCTAAATAAGAATTAG
- a CDS encoding sugar phosphate nucleotidyltransferase: MKGVILAGGKGRRLRPLTCNTPKPMLPLLEKPVLEYNIELLRQHGIREIAITVQYMSTAIKQYFGDGSKWDVNLYYFEDSPPLGTAGSIKQAEKFLDETFVVISGDALTDFQLSEGITFHKQKKRMVTMFVKEVENPLSFGLVVMNKEQEVTRYIEKPSWNEVVSNIVNTGIYIMEPEIFSYIPPREFFDFSQDVFPLLANKNALFAYLSEDYWLDIGTFDQYRQAQFDLLTKKLQVPIPYTEVLPMVWMGEGVTIGKGTKIHGPSFIGEGAKIGAGSVIEPYSIIGKNSVVSSYSHLQKSIIFANTQIGKYCELLETTIGEHTMVEDDVTLFQKSIVADHCHIGKSTVIKQKGKLWPYKAIDSHSVVGSAGVQESEKSAGWLQKSRIVGRGNVEITPQFIVKVAMAYGSLFAKGESILIGSQEHIETTSYKNLFLHAIHGIGIHTMECKEMNESLFQYSIQDLQCVGGVFIQVEKEKEVVIKLYGKDGVQLTYKQQKAIEQVYMSESFYYVCEKEMGRNKLVHVSLHDYIEAVLERIDIEEIQKQKFHLLINKRNDMLQHLLMLFLQRLGCTVTWIYAGEQKDHVKALMKSSKANMALMFSEQGNYFELYDNHSNIYQGTDFEEIDIPDLLLESTGNIYPMSLKLGECYLLFYTQDEKKSFQARWKRDILYRIGKLFELIALQGKTFLSIVEQSPPLYLLCDEVVCSWNEKGKVMRKLLADMERKEEGIFEGVQFKYTEKEWSYIVSDTKQPKFLVYSHARNPVIARENMKNLIEKIRQYQKV; this comes from the coding sequence ATGAAGGGGGTTATTTTAGCTGGAGGAAAAGGACGACGCCTTAGACCATTAACATGTAATACTCCAAAGCCGATGTTGCCATTATTAGAAAAGCCAGTTTTGGAATACAATATTGAATTATTACGTCAGCATGGTATTCGTGAGATTGCAATTACTGTTCAGTATATGAGTACGGCCATTAAACAATATTTTGGTGACGGTAGCAAATGGGACGTTAACTTGTATTACTTTGAAGACTCTCCTCCGCTTGGTACTGCAGGAAGTATTAAACAAGCGGAAAAATTTTTAGATGAAACGTTTGTTGTCATAAGTGGGGATGCTTTAACTGATTTTCAATTATCAGAAGGAATTACGTTTCATAAACAAAAGAAAAGAATGGTAACTATGTTTGTAAAGGAAGTAGAAAATCCACTCTCATTTGGTTTAGTTGTAATGAACAAAGAACAAGAGGTTACACGATATATTGAAAAACCGAGTTGGAATGAAGTGGTCTCTAATATTGTGAATACAGGTATATATATTATGGAGCCAGAAATTTTTTCATACATACCGCCCCGAGAATTTTTTGATTTCAGTCAAGATGTGTTTCCCTTATTAGCAAATAAGAATGCATTATTTGCGTATTTGTCAGAAGACTATTGGTTAGATATCGGTACATTTGATCAATATCGACAAGCACAATTTGATTTGTTAACGAAAAAATTGCAAGTACCTATTCCATATACGGAAGTATTACCGATGGTATGGATGGGAGAAGGGGTAACGATTGGAAAAGGAACGAAAATTCACGGCCCTTCTTTTATTGGTGAAGGAGCAAAAATTGGTGCTGGATCTGTAATTGAGCCGTATTCTATTATCGGGAAAAATAGTGTTGTTTCAAGTTATTCTCATCTTCAAAAGAGTATTATTTTTGCAAATACGCAGATTGGGAAATATTGCGAGTTATTAGAAACGACAATAGGAGAACATACAATGGTGGAAGACGACGTTACATTGTTTCAAAAAAGCATTGTAGCGGACCATTGTCATATAGGGAAAAGTACGGTAATTAAGCAAAAGGGAAAACTATGGCCATATAAGGCGATTGACAGTCATTCGGTAGTCGGATCGGCTGGTGTTCAAGAAAGTGAAAAGAGTGCAGGCTGGTTGCAAAAAAGCCGCATTGTAGGAAGAGGTAATGTGGAGATTACGCCTCAATTTATTGTAAAGGTTGCGATGGCGTACGGATCTCTTTTTGCCAAAGGGGAAAGTATATTAATTGGAAGTCAAGAACATATAGAAACGACCTCTTATAAAAATCTTTTTCTTCATGCAATTCATGGTATCGGAATTCATACGATGGAATGCAAAGAAATGAACGAATCACTTTTTCAGTACAGCATTCAAGATTTGCAATGTGTGGGCGGGGTTTTCATCCAAGTGGAAAAGGAAAAAGAGGTTGTTATAAAGTTGTATGGCAAGGATGGGGTACAATTAACGTATAAGCAGCAAAAAGCGATAGAACAAGTGTATATGTCTGAGTCGTTTTATTACGTATGTGAGAAGGAAATGGGGCGGAATAAGCTAGTACACGTTTCTTTACACGATTATATAGAGGCTGTATTAGAGCGCATTGATATTGAGGAAATACAAAAACAGAAGTTCCATCTTCTTATTAATAAGAGGAATGATATGTTACAACATTTGCTTATGCTCTTTTTGCAAAGGCTCGGATGCACAGTTACGTGGATTTATGCGGGCGAACAAAAGGATCATGTGAAAGCTTTGATGAAATCAAGTAAAGCAAATATGGCGCTTATGTTTTCAGAGCAAGGAAATTATTTCGAGTTATATGATAATCATAGTAATATTTACCAAGGGACAGATTTTGAAGAGATTGATATTCCAGATTTATTACTTGAATCGACAGGTAATATTTACCCAATGTCTTTGAAATTAGGAGAATGTTATCTTCTATTTTATACGCAGGATGAAAAAAAATCGTTTCAAGCGAGATGGAAGCGAGATATTTTATATCGAATTGGAAAATTATTCGAGTTAATAGCATTGCAGGGAAAAACCTTTCTCAGCATAGTAGAGCAATCGCCGCCGCTTTATTTACTTTGTGATGAAGTTGTATGTTCATGGAATGAAAAAGGGAAAGTAATGAGGAAATTATTGGCTGATATGGAAAGGAAGGAAGAAGGCATATTTGAAGGAGTACAGTTCAAATATACCGAAAAAGAGTGGTCTTATATCGTTTCTGACACAAAACAACCGAAATTTTTAGTGTATTCACATGCTAGAAACCCAGTAATAGCAAGGGAAAACATGAAAAATCTTATAGAAAAAATTAGACAATATCAAAAGGTGTAG
- the phoX gene encoding phosphate ABC transporter substrate-binding protein PhoX codes for MKWIRALIKVFILSTCFLYVGTSTAFAVNEMGEVRVDGSSTVFPIIEAVAEEYTKVHPSVKISISVSGTGGGFNRFSKGEVDINNASRVMKQVEENEMKKNSIQFTPFEVAYDGLTIVVNRQNTWVDNMTVDELRLLWSEDGNEKRWSQIHSSWPRKQVKFYAPGVDSGTYDYFQNVILQNNRIVKKVSLSEDDQVIMQGVMNDKNAIAFVGYAYYMANQDKVRAIKVNDVLPTKDTIQSGKYKPLSRSLFAYVNDASIRNKMTVANYVEFMIQHVGNLAEEVGYVKLPKEKYNEQLRMLTEIKR; via the coding sequence GTGAAATGGATACGTGCATTAATTAAAGTTTTCATACTGTCGACATGTTTCCTTTATGTTGGCACGTCTACTGCATTTGCTGTGAATGAAATGGGAGAAGTGAGAGTTGATGGATCCTCAACGGTTTTTCCTATTATAGAAGCGGTAGCGGAGGAATATACAAAGGTGCATCCAAGCGTGAAAATTTCCATCAGTGTTTCTGGAACAGGAGGAGGATTTAATCGTTTCAGTAAAGGAGAAGTGGATATAAATAATGCTTCGAGAGTAATGAAACAAGTGGAAGAAAATGAAATGAAGAAAAACTCCATTCAGTTTACACCGTTTGAAGTTGCTTACGATGGTCTTACGATCGTTGTGAATCGCCAAAATACTTGGGTAGACAATATGACGGTAGACGAGTTACGTCTATTATGGAGTGAAGATGGAAACGAAAAGCGATGGTCACAAATTCATTCTTCATGGCCACGTAAACAGGTGAAGTTTTATGCGCCAGGTGTAGACTCTGGCACGTATGATTATTTTCAAAACGTCATCTTACAAAATAATCGCATTGTAAAAAAAGTCTCTTTGTCTGAAGATGATCAAGTTATTATGCAAGGGGTAATGAATGATAAAAATGCCATTGCTTTTGTAGGATATGCTTATTATATGGCCAATCAAGATAAGGTGAGAGCAATAAAAGTGAATGATGTACTTCCAACGAAAGATACGATTCAATCAGGTAAATATAAGCCATTATCGAGGTCGCTATTTGCTTATGTAAATGATGCATCTATCCGAAATAAAATGACTGTAGCAAATTATGTTGAGTTTATGATTCAACATGTTGGTAATCTTGCTGAAGAAGTTGGGTATGTAAAATTACCAAAAGAAAAATACAATGAACAGCTGCGGATGTTAACAGAAATAAAAAGGTAA
- the pstB gene encoding phosphate ABC transporter ATP-binding protein, with protein sequence MVATVVNVQVKNEEKIETAPKKVVFDTKNLNLWYGEDHALKDINLSIHENEVTAIIGPSGCGKSTYLKTLNRMVELVPIVRTTGVIEYRERNIFDKSYPVEELRTHVGMVFQKPNPFPKSIYENVAYGPKIHGIKDKKTLDEIVEKSLRGAAIWDELKDRLHDNAYGLSGGQQQRLCIARCLAIEPDVILMDEPTSALDPISTLKVEELIQELKKDFSIVIVTHNMQQAARISDKTAFFLSGEVVEYTDTNKLFTTPSDKRTEDYITGRFG encoded by the coding sequence ATGGTAGCAACAGTAGTAAATGTACAGGTGAAAAACGAGGAGAAAATTGAGACTGCGCCAAAGAAAGTAGTATTTGATACGAAAAACTTAAATTTATGGTACGGAGAAGATCACGCTTTAAAAGATATTAACTTAAGCATTCATGAGAATGAAGTTACAGCAATTATCGGGCCAAGTGGTTGTGGTAAATCAACGTACTTAAAAACATTAAATCGTATGGTAGAGTTAGTACCAATCGTGAGAACTACAGGTGTAATTGAATATAGGGAGCGCAATATATTTGATAAATCATATCCAGTTGAAGAATTGCGAACACATGTAGGAATGGTGTTCCAAAAGCCAAATCCATTTCCAAAATCTATTTATGAAAATGTAGCATACGGTCCGAAAATTCATGGTATTAAGGACAAGAAAACGTTGGATGAAATTGTTGAAAAAAGTTTACGTGGAGCAGCAATTTGGGATGAGTTAAAAGATCGTTTGCACGATAATGCATACGGTTTATCCGGTGGGCAGCAACAGCGTCTATGTATCGCGCGTTGTTTAGCGATTGAACCAGACGTAATTTTAATGGATGAGCCAACATCGGCACTAGATCCAATTTCAACATTAAAAGTAGAAGAATTAATTCAAGAGTTAAAGAAAGACTTTAGTATTGTTATCGTAACGCATAATATGCAACAAGCAGCGCGTATTTCAGACAAAACAGCTTTCTTCTTAAGTGGAGAAGTTGTGGAATATACAGATACAAATAAATTATTTACGACACCTTCAGATAAGCGTACAGAAGATTATATTACAGGCCGATTCGGTTGA